The following is a genomic window from Nitrospira sp..
ATATGACGAGGCACCCTGCCGGGTGCAGAGAGAGGCCGCTCGCACCAGCGAGTGGTCGTTGTCGTCTGGATTGGTTTTGCACGATTCTCTCGTAGGGTGTGTATTGCTAAAGCTTTAAGCAGGGATTTTGGATAGCGTCTAGGAATTCTCATTGGTATGGAGGATCTGTGCATGGGGCAGTGTGTCTAGGGAGAGTCGAGCGCATTCAGTGGAGTGAGACCCCTGTGAGTAGGCAGACGGTTCAACCTGTAGTGAGCCGGTTGACGGGCGAGCAGAAGGATGAGGGGGCTCGTGACTCAACTAGCTTGCTGACATCACAGAAGGAGGATGCATTATGAGTCAAGACAGCCTGACATCGGTGAAGAGTGCTGCAATCCGGCGGAACCTGTTTCTATACGGATTGCTGTTTGGGCTGACTGGTTGCGGAGGGGATGATGCTTCGCCGCGGCTGGTAGGGATGCCGACGCTCTCGGCCTCCCTGATCCAGCAGGCATACGTGAAAGCCTCGAATACGAATTCCGGTGATAACTTTGGTTTTCAAGTTGCGCTGGACGGGGACACCTTAGTAGTTGGAGCTTGGAATGAAGATAGTACCGGGGTCAATGGCAATCAGGCCGACAATACTGCAAGAGACAGTGGGGCGGTGTATGTATTCACGCGCACGAATAGGACCTGGGCGCAGCAGGCCTATCTCAAAGCCTCCAATACACGCGCCGGAGACCGCTTTGGCACGACCCTGGCTTTGGACAGCGATACCTTAGTGGTTGGCGCTTGGCTTGAAGATAGCGCGGCGACCGGGGTCAACGGCATTCAGACAGACAGCAATGCCGGGGATAGTGGGGCGGTCTATGTGTTTACGCGGACGAATGGAAGCTGGACCCAGCAGGCCTATCTCAAAGCCTCGAATACAGGGGCCGGGGATCGTTTTGGCAGCGCCTTGGCATTAAGCGACGATACGCTGGCGGTTGGAGCCTCGCGAGAGGACAGTGCCGCGACTGGGGTCAATGGTGACCAGGCCGACAACAGCGCGGCGGACAGCGGGGCCGTCTATGTGTTTACACGCGCGAACCATGTCTGGACGCAGCAGGTGTATCTCAAAGCCTCGAATACAGGGGCCGGGGATCGTTTTGGCAGCGCCTTGGCATTAAGTGGCGACACACTGGCGGTTGGAGCTTCGCAAGAGGACAGTGCCGCGACTGGGGTCAATGGCAATCAGGTCGATAATACTGCGGGGGACAGCGGGGCGGTCTATATATATACGCGGACGAATGGGAGCTGGACGCAGCAGGCGTATCTCAAAGCCTCGAATACAGACGCTGGGGACGCTTTTGGCGATCCGGTGGCTTTGAGCGGCAATACGTTGATCGTCGGGGCCACGGGGGAGCGCAGCGCCGCGACGGGGGGCAATGGCAATCAATCCAATAACCACGCGTTCAGTAGTGGAGCGGTGTATGTGCTCACACGCAGCGGAGGAGTGTGGGCGCAACAAGCCTATCTCAAAGCTTCGAATACGGGCGCGAGCGACTTCTTCGGTAATGCTGTGGCACTGAGTGGCGATACCTTGGTGGTTGCGGCAATGTGGGAGGATAGCGCCGCGACGGGAGTCAATGGCAATCAATCCAATAACCACGCTTCCAGTAGTGGAGCGGTGTATGTATTCACGCGCGCCGGTGGGGTATGGGCTCAGCAAACGTATGTGAAAGCGTCGAATGCAAATGCGTCAGATTATTTTGGCTCGAGTGTGGCGCTGAGCGGCGACAGGCTGGCGGTTGGGGCTTCTGGAGAGGGCAGTATTGCGACTGGGGTTAACGGCGATCAGAGCGACAACAGCGCCGGGAACAGCGGGGCGGTGTACGTGTTTCAGTAGAGCGGACTGTGGTTTGAGTGCAGGACCGTGTGTTTCTCGCGCGGGGAACGTCGCTGGGCTATGTCCTGGTTGTTCTGCCTTTCGAATATCAGCGGGTCATCGACGCCATGTCGGTGATGCTCGGCTAGCCGCGTTCTTTCCGCAGAAGGTTTATCGCCTAGGCGGCTATGGCCATGGGGCTGAAGAGCGCCAGGGTTTCTTCCAATGACGCATGTGCTTCCATGAGCAGGGCTGGCCGGCTGCTGTCTTTGAATTGGGTTGTCTGGATCGCGTAGAGATGGAAGGGGAGCGCGGGCGGGACTTGAGCCTTGGGTAATTCGCTGTGGTCGGCGATGACGCCGGCGAGGTGGACGATGGAGGCATGGAGCGCATATTCGCCAGCTTCATCGGGGCGGAGCTGGTGGCGGACAGCCTGTTCGATTTGTGTCGGCATGCCCCACACGCGAATAAGCTCCGCGCCGACTTCGGCGAAGTCGCAGCCGATGCTGGCCTGCTCCACTTCGGCGAGCGGCGTGCCGAGATTGCCGGCTTCGATGAGCGCGGATTGGGCGCGTTGCGGGATAGTCTGATAGAGGACGAGGTGGCCGATGTCGCGCAATAACCCTTCGATAAAGAATCGCTCGCTGTCGTCGATGCTGCAAGATTTGGCAATCTTTCCCGCCATCAGTGCGGAGAGCACGCTCTTGCGCCAATAGGCGGAGAGATCCATCACTTCTGTTGTCATGCCGGTGAAGGTCCGTCCAACAGTGGTGGCGGTGACGAGGTCGCTGACAGCTTGCATGCCGATGAGATTCACGGCGCGGGTAATGGTATCGATCTGTTTCGGGAATCCATAAAAGGGGCTGTTGACGATCTTCAGGAGCCTGGCGGAGATGGCGGGGTCGAGCTTTAGCGCATTGGCGAGGTCGTCCATAGTTGACTCATGGTTATCGACGACATCCCTGACGCGAAAGTAAATTTCCGGCAGGGTAAAGATGTTTGAACAGGATTGGACGAGCTCTTGCGCCGATGCCATAGTCGCTCCTCGTTGACAGTCTCGTAGCGGTCCTCGGTTTCTCTATCGGCGGGTAGCTCGTCTAACTAAAGGGGGGCGTGCGGAAAGGCGGCTGTTTGTTTGCAGGCGTGCAGAGAGCGGGGATGAATGGACGGAGCGCTATTTTACCAGCCAGACGCGAAAGGTCTTGGCCTCGGCCGGTTTGGCAACTTTCAAGATCGCCACGGCTCCTGGGTTCATCACGTCGTCGCCTGAGGGTGTTCGTCTGGCCGCATAGCGTTCGGTCTTCAGCAGAAGTCCCGCGCTGTCGTAGAAGTCCACCATGATGTCCGCGGATTCCCGCAACCCGCCCTGATAGTGGGTGCCAAGCCAGTCCAGCCGCTTGAGCGCCTGGTATTGAATCGCGATGGTGCTATTGGGCTCTTCCTGTACGGTGAGAATCCGCAGGACGCGGTTCTGGTCGATGCCCTCAGCCGGCGCAGGACCGCCGGTCAATTGCGTGCGAATGACGCGCGCACTCTCGTCTATCTGGAGATAGCCTTGCACTCGGCAGGAGATGGTCCGTCCTTGCTCTGTTTGCGCAACGACCTTGGGGTCGTGAACATGATGATCGGCGAGTGTATAGGACAGTCCACGCAAGAGAGGCGAGTCGATGACCGAGGTAGTGTATTCACGATAGAGCGATGAATCGATTACGGCTTGCCGCCAGGCTTCCCTGCAAGCGAGCGAATTGGCATCGGCGGCAGACTCTGACTCGTGGACGGCATAGCGATACTCGCCGGTGATTTCAAGTCGGCCGTTCATGGCTTCCGCTGCTTGTGAAGGAAGAGGAAGGCCGATCAGTGCGAAGAGCAGCAGGCCGTTGGTCGTGGTGTGGCGGATAAACATAGCGCCTCCTCTTCGGTGGACGAATGAGAGTCATGCTACCACGCGGCTAATAGCCTCACAATGGCAAGTCGGCTGGTACGGTGAGCGTTTCAAGCAAGGCTTGGACGGTCAGAGGGCTGCAACCCTCCGATCGATTATTCACCAGAACATACGAAGACCGTCCTTCCGCCTTCGCTTGTTTGACCAGCGTGATGGTCTCCTGCCGCATGCGTGGTTGTGGCTGTACGATGCGATCGTAAGGAGCGTAGCGTTCGACCGCTCGTTCAAAGGCCAGCCCCAGCGGAGTCAGGAGCCGAAAGACGGTGAAGGGCGCGGTGAAGGTTCCCGTCAGTTTCCGATGTTGTTCGGACAGCGGCGGCATGGCAGT
Proteins encoded in this region:
- a CDS encoding Integrin (MaGe:77310823); amino-acid sequence: MSQDSLTSVKSAAIRRNLFLYGLLFGLTGCGGDDASPRLVGMPTLSASLIQQAYVKASNTNSGDNFGFQVALDGDTLVVGAWNEDSTGVNGNQADNTARDSGAVYVFTRTNRTWAQQAYLKASNTRAGDRFGTTLALDSDTLVVGAWLEDSAATGVNGIQTDSNAGDSGAVYVFTRTNGSWTQQAYLKASNTGAGDRFGSALALSDDTLAVGASREDSAATGVNGDQADNSAADSGAVYVFTRANHVWTQQVYLKASNTGAGDRFGSALALSGDTLAVGASQEDSAATGVNGNQVDNTAGDSGAVYIYTRTNGSWTQQAYLKASNTDAGDAFGDPVALSGNTLIVGATGERSAATGGNGNQSNNHAFSSGAVYVLTRSGGVWAQQAYLKASNTGASDFFGNAVALSGDTLVVAAMWEDSAATGVNGNQSNNHASSSGAVYVFTRAGGVWAQQTYVKASNANASDYFGSSVALSGDRLAVGASGEGSIATGVNGDQSDNSAGNSGAVYVFQ
- a CDS encoding conserved exported protein of unknown function (Evidence 4 : Unknown function but conserved in other organisms; MaGe:77310825), with translation MFIRHTTTNGLLLFALIGLPLPSQAAEAMNGRLEITGEYRYAVHESESAADANSLACREAWRQAVIDSSLYREYTTSVIDSPLLRGLSYTLADHHVHDPKVVAQTEQGRTISCRVQGYLQIDESARVIRTQLTGGPAPAEGIDQNRVLRILTVQEEPNSTIAIQYQALKRLDWLGTHYQGGLRESADIMVDFYDSAGLLLKTERYAARRTPSGDDVMNPGAVAILKVAKPAEAKTFRVWLVK
- a CDS encoding hypothetical protein (Evidence 5 : Unknown function; MaGe:77310822) — encoded protein: MHGAVCLGRVERIQWSETPVSRQTVQPVVSRLTGEQKDEGARDSTSLLTSQKEDAL
- a CDS encoding HDOD domain-containing protein (MaGe:77310824), which codes for MASAQELVQSCSNIFTLPEIYFRVRDVVDNHESTMDDLANALKLDPAISARLLKIVNSPFYGFPKQIDTITRAVNLIGMQAVSDLVTATTVGRTFTGMTTEVMDLSAYWRKSVLSALMAGKIAKSCSIDDSERFFIEGLLRDIGHLVLYQTIPQRAQSALIEAGNLGTPLAEVEQASIGCDFAEVGAELIRVWGMPTQIEQAVRHQLRPDEAGEYALHASIVHLAGVIADHSELPKAQVPPALPFHLYAIQTTQFKDSSRPALLMEAHASLEETLALFSPMAIAA